A stretch of the Euleptes europaea isolate rEulEur1 chromosome 14, rEulEur1.hap1, whole genome shotgun sequence genome encodes the following:
- the NKX6-3 gene encoding homeobox protein Nkx-6.3, producing the protein MDSNLQGTFLLNNPSLPPFPEVKAPMCQYAVQNSFYKLSPPGLSAQLAAGTPHGISDILSRPVAPPNSTLLSGYSHIGGFNGLGTQSIYYGSQVGNFSKAGNEYSARGRSYWADTGQDWHGGRPCGNPTGHMGDGLHKKKHTRPTFTGHQIFALEKTFEQTKYLAGPERARLAYSLGMSESQVKVWFQNRRTKWRKKSALEPSSSSPRTGAGPGERSISDEDDEYNKPLDPDSDDEKIRLLLRKHRAAFSVIGLGSHSG; encoded by the exons ATGGACTCCAACCTGCAGGGAACCTTCCTACTCAACAACCcttctctgccccctttcccagAGGTGAAAGCCCCCATGTGCCAGTACGCTGTGCAAAACTCCTTCTACAAGCTCAGCCCGCCGGGACTCAGCGCCCAGCTGGCGGCCGGCACCCCGCACGGCATCAGCGATATCCTAAGCAGACCCGTGGCTCCACCaaacagcaccctcctctctgggTACTCCCACATTGGCGGATTCAATGGACTGGGCACCCAGAGTATCTACTACGGGTCCCAAGTGGGGAACTTCTCCAAAGCAGGGAATGAATACTCAGCCCGGGGCAGGAGCTACTGGGCAGACACAGGACAGGACTGGCACGGAGGTCGGCCATGTGGCAACC CCACAGGGCACATGGGGGATGGCCTCCACAAGAAGAAGCACACGCGGCCAACCTTCACAGGCCACCAGATCTTTGCACTGGAGAAAACCTTTGAGCAGACCAAATACTTGGCTGGGCCTGAGCGGGCACGACTGGCATATTCCCTTGGCATGAGTGAATCCCAGGTGAAG GTGTGGTTCCAGAACCGACGCACCAAATGGAGGAAGAAGAGCGCCCTGGAGCCATCGTCGTCCTCTCCCCGGACAGGGGCTGGACCAGGCGAGCGCTCCATCTCTGATGAGGATGACGAGTACAACAAGCCCCTGGACCCTGACTCGGACGATGAGAAGATCCGCCTCCTCTTGCGCAAACATCGGGCGGCCTTCTCTGTCATTGGCCTCGGTTCTCACAGTGGCTGA
- the ANK1 gene encoding ankyrin-1 isoform X5, which yields MWGFLTQLVISLVLLGFFLVSCQNLLHIAHGSVRFVLKHIHQELDKELGESEGLSDDEEAVSTRVVRRRVIVQGNEVLDIPGEQVTEEQFTDEQGNIVTKKIIRKVVRRLDTDSMGDGRQHEEEEAQGSVPRSELLGGRMGAHIVKRASLKRGKQ from the exons ATGTGGGGCTTCCTGACCCAGCTGGTCATCAGCTTGGTGCTGCTGGGCTTCTTCTTGGTCAGCTGCCAGAACCTTCTGCATATCGCCCACGGCTCTGTCCGTTTCGTGCTGAAGCACATCCACCAGGAGTTGGACAAGGAGCTGGGCGAGAGCGAGGGTCTCAGCGACGATGAGGAGGCCGTCTCCACCCGAGTGGTGCGTCGGCGGGTCATCGTCCAG GGCAACGAGGTGCTGGATATTCCAGGGGAACAAGTGACTGAGGAACAATTCACTGACGAACAAGGCAACATCGTCACAAAGAAG ATTATCCGGAAGGTGGTGCGGAGGCTGGACACCGACAGTATGGGCGATGGGCGGCAACACGAAGAG GAGGAGGCTCAAGGGAGTGTCCCGAGATCGGAGCTGCTCGGGGGCAGGATGGGGGCTCACATAGTGAAACGAGCCAGCCTGAAAAGGGGGAAGCagtga